From a single Pseudomonas triticicola genomic region:
- the hemE gene encoding uroporphyrinogen decarboxylase: MTALKNDRFLRALLKQPVDVTPVWMMRQAGRYLPEYRASRAHAGDFMSLCMNPQFACEVTLQPLDRYPQLDAAILFSDILTIPDAMGQGLYFETGEGPRFKKVVSTLADIEALPIPDPHKDLGYVMDAVSTIRRELNGRVPLIGFSGSPWTLATYMVEGGSSKDFRKTKAMLYDNPQAMHLLLDKLAQSVTSYLNGQIMAGAQAVQIFDTWGGNLSAAAYQEFSLAYMKKIVSGLIRENDGRKVPVILFTKNGGLWLESIAEAGADALGLDWTCDIGNARARVGDKVALQGNMDPTVLYAKPEAIRTEVGRILASYGKGSGHVFNLGHGITPEVDPEHAGAFLRAVHELSAQYHE; encoded by the coding sequence ATGACTGCCCTGAAGAACGACCGTTTCCTCCGCGCCCTGCTCAAGCAACCCGTTGACGTCACCCCTGTGTGGATGATGCGCCAGGCCGGTCGCTACCTCCCGGAATACCGCGCCAGTCGCGCGCATGCCGGCGACTTCATGAGCCTGTGCATGAATCCGCAATTCGCCTGCGAAGTCACCCTGCAACCGCTCGACCGCTATCCCCAACTGGACGCGGCGATCCTGTTTTCCGACATCCTCACCATTCCCGATGCCATGGGCCAGGGCCTGTACTTTGAGACCGGTGAAGGCCCGCGCTTCAAAAAAGTTGTCAGCACCCTGGCCGACATCGAAGCCCTGCCGATCCCGGATCCGCACAAAGACCTCGGCTACGTGATGGACGCGGTCAGCACCATCCGTCGCGAGCTGAACGGACGTGTGCCGCTGATCGGTTTCTCCGGCAGCCCGTGGACCCTCGCGACTTACATGGTCGAAGGCGGCTCGTCAAAAGACTTCCGCAAGACCAAGGCGATGCTTTACGACAATCCGCAAGCCATGCACCTGTTGCTCGACAAATTGGCGCAATCGGTGACTTCGTACCTCAACGGCCAGATCATGGCCGGTGCACAAGCGGTGCAGATCTTCGATACCTGGGGCGGCAACCTGTCGGCGGCGGCGTATCAGGAATTCTCCCTGGCCTACATGAAGAAAATCGTCAGCGGCCTGATCCGCGAGAACGACGGACGCAAAGTGCCAGTGATCCTCTTCACCAAGAACGGCGGCCTGTGGCTGGAAAGCATCGCCGAAGCCGGCGCCGACGCCCTCGGTCTGGACTGGACCTGCGACATCGGCAACGCCCGTGCCCGTGTCGGCGACAAGGTCGCGCTGCAAGGCAACATGGACCCGACCGTGCTCTACGCCAAACCGGAAGCGATCCGCACTGAAGTCGGGCGCATCCTCGCCAGCTACGGCAAGGGCAGCGGCCACGTGTTCAACCTTGGCCACGGCATCACCC
- a CDS encoding FAD-dependent oxidoreductase: MAERLSNDFQFIDVGRKDPKKKLLRQRKKEFVEIYEPFKPQQSADQAHRCLGCGNPYCEWKCPVHNFIPNWLKLVAEGNILQAAELSHQTNTLPEVCGRVCPQDRLCEGACTLNDGFGAVTIGSVEKYITDTAFAMGWRPDMSKVKPTGKRVAIIGAGPAGLGCADVLVRGGVTPVVFDKNPEIGGLLTFGIPEFKLEKTVLSNRREVFTGMGIEFRLNTEVGKDVTMEQLLAEYDAVFMGMGTYTYMKGGFAGEDLPGVYDALDFLIANVNRNLGFEKSPEDFVDMKGKKVVVLGGGDTAMDCNRTSIRQGAKSVTCAYRRDEANMPGSRKEVKNAKEEGVKFLYNRQPIAIVGEDKVEGVKVVETRLGEPDARGRRSPEPIPGSEEIIPADAVVIAFGFRPSPAPWFEQFEIQTDSQGRVVAPEQGQYKHQTSNPKIFAGGDMVRGSDLVVTAIFEGRNAAEGILDYLGV; the protein is encoded by the coding sequence ATGGCCGAACGTCTCAGTAACGACTTTCAATTCATCGATGTCGGGCGCAAGGATCCGAAGAAGAAACTGTTGCGTCAACGCAAGAAAGAGTTCGTCGAAATCTACGAACCGTTCAAACCCCAGCAGTCGGCCGACCAGGCCCACCGCTGCCTGGGTTGCGGCAACCCGTATTGCGAATGGAAGTGCCCGGTGCACAACTTCATTCCAAACTGGCTCAAATTGGTCGCCGAGGGCAACATCCTTCAGGCCGCCGAGCTGTCGCACCAGACCAACACCCTGCCGGAAGTCTGCGGCCGGGTGTGCCCGCAGGATCGTCTGTGCGAGGGTGCCTGCACCCTCAACGACGGCTTCGGCGCGGTGACCATCGGTTCGGTCGAGAAGTACATCACCGACACCGCGTTCGCCATGGGCTGGCGCCCGGACATGTCCAAGGTCAAGCCGACCGGCAAACGCGTGGCGATCATCGGCGCGGGCCCGGCGGGTCTGGGTTGTGCCGACGTGCTGGTGCGTGGCGGCGTAACTCCGGTGGTGTTCGACAAGAACCCGGAAATCGGCGGCCTGCTGACCTTCGGCATCCCCGAGTTCAAGCTTGAGAAGACCGTGCTGAGCAATCGTCGCGAAGTCTTCACCGGCATGGGCATCGAGTTCCGTCTCAACACCGAAGTCGGCAAAGACGTGACCATGGAACAACTGCTCGCCGAGTACGATGCGGTCTTCATGGGCATGGGCACCTACACCTACATGAAGGGCGGTTTTGCCGGTGAGGACCTGCCGGGCGTTTATGACGCGCTGGACTTCCTCATCGCCAACGTCAATCGCAACCTGGGCTTTGAAAAGTCGCCGGAAGATTTCGTCGACATGAAAGGCAAGAAGGTTGTGGTGCTCGGCGGCGGCGACACGGCGATGGACTGCAATCGCACCTCGATCCGTCAGGGCGCCAAGTCGGTGACCTGCGCGTATCGTCGTGACGAAGCGAACATGCCCGGCTCGCGCAAAGAGGTGAAGAACGCCAAGGAAGAAGGCGTGAAATTCCTCTACAACCGCCAGCCGATCGCCATCGTCGGTGAAGACAAGGTCGAAGGCGTGAAAGTGGTCGAGACCCGTCTCGGCGAACCGGACGCCCGTGGCCGTCGTAGCCCCGAGCCGATCCCGGGTTCCGAAGAGATCATCCCGGCCGATGCCGTGGTCATCGCCTTCGGCTTCCGTCCGAGCCCGGCACCGTGGTTCGAACAGTTCGAGATCCAGACCGACAGCCAGGGCCGCGTTGTTGCGCCCGAGCAAGGTCAGTACAAGCACCAGACCAGCAACCCGAAAATCTTCGCCGGTGGCGACATGGTGCGCGGTTCCGACCTGGTGGTGACGGCGATCTTTGAAGGGCGCAATGCGGCTGAAGGGATCCTCGATTACCTGGGTGTCTAA